A window of Blautia argi genomic DNA:
TGTCTGCAAGCATTGTGCAGAGATAAAAAATTCAAAAAAAGTAGTTGACAAATTTACTCAAGTATGCTAGATTATAATAGTAATCATTACTATTATCAATTCAAAGAAACCTGGCATAAGCCAGATTTAATACCAAAATTTTTATAAGAAAAGGAGATTATTATTATGAAAAAATTTGTATGCAGCGTATGTGGTTATGTTTATGAAGGTGAAGCAGCTCCGGAAAAATGTCCAGTTTGTGGCGTAGGCGCTGAAAAATTTGTAGAACAGTCTGCTGAAAGAAGCTGGGCTGCAGAACACGTTGTAGGTGTTGCTCAGGGCGTTAGCGAAGACATCTTAGCTGATTTAAGAGCAAACTTTGAAGGTGAATGTTCAGAAGTTGGTATGTACCTGGCTATGGCAAGAGTTGCTCACAGAGAAGGATATCCTGAAATCGGTTTATACTGGGAAAAAGCTGCTTACGAAGAAGCAGAACATGCTGCTAAATTTGCTGAATTATTAGGCGAAGTCGTTACAGACAGCACAAAGAAAAACCTGGAAATGCGTGTAGAAGCAGAAAACGGTGCTACAGCTGGTAAATTTGACCTGGCTAAACGTGCAAAAGCTGCTAACTTAGACGCTATCCATGACACAGTTCATGAAATGGCTAGAGATGAAGCTCGTCACGGAAAAGCATTTGAAGGTCTGTTAAAGAGATACTTCGGCTAATTCGAAAGCTTCTAAAAGGAAGATATACAAGAGGCATCGAAAATGTTCGGTGCCTCTATTTCTCTATTGAACACTCTAAACAATCGTGTTATATTATAGATGTAAAGAGAACAACCGCCCACAAGATGGGTTGACCAACTAGTAATGTACATAGAAAATGCCACCCTAAACCGGTCAAAGTTTATGAGGGTGGTTTTTCTATGCTTTAAATCATCAGTGACAAATCAAGTAAATGAATGTCAGCAGTGACAAAATGAACATTCCAAAAGACATTAAATCTTTAAAATCAAAATGTTTCATCAGCACCACCCCCATTCTATGTAAAATAAAATGAAGGTCAAGCCACCCTGTAACACGGTTGTTCCCTAAACTGGTATTCTACCATGTTTGAACACCTCTGACAACGCATATAATGCTCGTAGATATACGCGCTAAAAAAGCACTCATTTTCATCTTTCACCCTATACGCAAAAAGTCCCTCGCCTCACGGCGAAGGACAAAACTTTCGACCCGACCATTTCTATACCGCATATCGGTCAGCGGTAATTTTCCTCTTAAATTGTCACGCCCGCACAATATCCGGTACGCATGGCTTCCTGTATCTTAGATGCCTTTCTGCAATCCCCTACAAAAATAACCTCTTCTGCCAGTTCATGCCATTTTTCATAATGAGGAAGGGTTCCCCGCATACCTGCCGCTATCAGCACGGTATCTGCTTCCAGAAGTTTTTCTGTGCCGTCTTTATCTGTTATGCGAACCCCGTTTTCTTCGATTCCCAGCACCTTTGCAGAGCAATAAGAATCCACTGCATCTTCCAGTTTCTCAAGCAAAATGCCGCCAGTGAATATAAGGCGCATCTTTTGCCAGACCGTCTTTCATTTCCACAATGGATACTTCATGTCCTTTCCATGCCAGTTCCAGACCTTCCTCACAGCCGGCAAGTCCTCCGCCGATAATCACGATTTTCTTGCCCACAGAGATATGCTTTTTGTACAAATCTGTAATGTGATGTACGATAGGCTGTTCTATTCCCGGAATAGGCGGAATCACAGGTTCTGAACCGCAGGCAACAATCAGTGTATCCGGTTTTTCCTGTGCAATCAGCTCTTCTGTCACTTCCGTGTTTAAGCGAAGTTCCAGATTTGGAGTTCTCTGCACATTGATAACCATGGATTTCAAGAACTGCACAATATCCTGTTTAAAGGAAATCTGCTTTGCATAGTCCAGGCTGCTTGCCAAATGGTCATTCTTTTCACACAGAATCACCTGATGTCCGCGGCGTGCCGCTGTTATGGCTGCTTCCATACCGCCGGGGCCTCCGCCTGCCACCAGTACCTTCTTTGCACACAAAACAGGTTCTTCTTTTCTGGTATTTTCATACTCTCTGCCCCAGGTAGGGTTCACGCTGCAGCGCAGTACGCCTGAGGAGAACGGAACATGAGGGATAAAACCTGCACTGATACAGGTTTCACAACGAATACATTTGGTAATTTCTTCCGGTGTTCCCTTTTTTGCTTTTCTCGGCCAACTGGGGTCTGCGATAAACTGACGTCCCACTACCACAAAATCTGCCTTATTCTCTTCCAACACCTTTTCCATGAAATCCGGGTCATTGATACCGCCAACAACGGAAACCAGAGATTTCTTGACCACTGCCTTGATTTTTGACGCATTTTCCACATTACAGCCTCTTGGATAAAAGACCGTCGGGAACATTCTGGCAGAACTGCTGGTGTCGTGGAAGGTTGCTGCTGACACATGGATAATGTCCACTTTACCGTCCAGCATTTTTGCAAACTCTACAGTTTCCTCAATAGGGATACCGCCTTCGGTGTCTTCTTCCCCGCTCAGACGGAATTCCAGAAGCAGGTTCGGGCATTTCTGGCGGATTCTGTCTACAATCATCAATGGGAAACGGGCTTTATTTTCAATGGAACCGCCGTATTTGTCGGTTCTGTGATTGTTCAAATCAGAAAGGAACTGACTGATTAGCCAGCCATGTCCTCCATGGATATTTACCATATCGCAGCCTGCAAATTCTGCCATATAAGCTGCCTGGGCATAAGCGTCTGCAATGGTATTCATCATGTCTTCGTCCATCTCAATAACTCTATCCCCGTACAGGTTTGCCTCCATGGGACTTGGCCCGATAACATAGCCGCCCTCTGCTAAAAAAGCTCCTTTTGCCCTGCAGCCGGAATGAGTCAGTTCGATAGATGCAAGCGCGCCCCATTTATGTACTGTATCCACGGTCTGAATCAGGGAAGGAAGCAGCGTTTCATCGTCCAGATGGGGCATGGTGGGGTGTGCATGGTCAGTCAGACTATGTACCCCTGCTTCTCCCAGAGTTACGATTCCGGCTCCGCCTTTTGCAATGGAGTTGTACATTTCATATGCTTCACGGGTGTAAAAAGGAACATCTCCGCTTGGTGACATGGGTGCGGATTCAATACGGTTTTTAATATACACGTTTCGTACACGAACAGGTTCAAATAAATGTGGATAATGGAACATAATAGCCTCCTTAAAAAATTTTTCTCGATTCTTTTCTTCTATGCCGTTATGTTCATGTTAGCACTTTACCACAGAAGATTATATGCTGTATTCTGATATCCTGTTTTAAAATTCTGATATTTCCCCTGCTGCTTTTTTCCGAAATTCTCCCGGTGAAATCCCGCACAGCCGCTTAAAGCAGGTACAAAAATAGCTGTAACTGTTTATCCCCACCCGATAAGCAATCTGCTCAATGGGTATAGCAGTTGTACGAAGCAGTTCTTTGCTGTGGGCGATTCTGCACTCTGTGAGATACTGTACAAAGGTTTCTCCGAACTCTTCCCGGAATACTCTGGTAAAATGCCCCTCGCTAAAACCAATCATTTCCGCCAGATTTCCCAGCCTGATATTTTCCATATAATGCATCTCAATATATTCGCTCACCGGCAGCCGAAACAGATATTCCTCTCCTGCCTGAACCTCTTTTAATCCTTCTGTAAATATATCAAAAAATTCCATAAAGTATGTACGCGCATCTGCAATAAAACTACAGGATAAAATCTGTGCAACAGCTGTTTCACTGCATTTTTTCATATATTTTCTTGAAATTCCACACCGTATGCCATAATCGCTGATACGGGAGAGCATGTGTATCAGTTCCATTTTCGCATGCTCCGGTCCCGGCTGTCCTTCTAAAAGCACCTGCAGCATTTCTTTTAAAATCTGTTCCATCTGCTCCCTGTTTCCCCTGGAAAATACGGCTACAAGCTCAGGATAAAACCCCTCCAGGTTCTCCTCCTTTTTGGGCATTGCAGGCTCTTCCTCGTCCAGAAAAATACTGCATTCCTTTCCCGAAAAATAACTCTTATTCAACGCCAGATTCATTTTCGGCTGCATACGGGAATATTGCCACAGGCGGCTGCATCTCTGACTGATACAGATAGAAATGGTATACGCACTGTGAGTACGAACCTGCTTTTTAAAGCTTTCCGCAATCTCAGAAAGATATTCCCGGATAGCTCCGTCTTCCTTCTCCTCACAACACAAAAAACAAACCAGCTTGTCAATACCCACCAGATTTGCCATAAAGCCCTGCAGACCCATGGTTTCCATATGCGCTCTTAAAAGATTAA
This region includes:
- a CDS encoding NADH peroxidase encodes the protein MKKFVCSVCGYVYEGEAAPEKCPVCGVGAEKFVEQSAERSWAAEHVVGVAQGVSEDILADLRANFEGECSEVGMYLAMARVAHREGYPEIGLYWEKAAYEEAEHAAKFAELLGEVVTDSTKKNLEMRVEAENGATAGKFDLAKRAKAANLDAIHDTVHEMARDEARHGKAFEGLLKRYFG
- a CDS encoding helix-turn-helix transcriptional regulator → MDKSKEELSYKELDYWKDYITMHNVLACELSYSLIYNNIRPDKVKEALATVNLDTLPNRFFLIQVDDYYNYSSKMQITQEFYQKTILINLLRAHMETMGLQGFMANLVGIDKLVCFLCCEEKEDGAIREYLSEIAESFKKQVRTHSAYTISICISQRCSRLWQYSRMQPKMNLALNKSYFSGKECSIFLDEEEPAMPKKEENLEGFYPELVAVFSRGNREQMEQILKEMLQVLLEGQPGPEHAKMELIHMLSRISDYGIRCGISRKYMKKCSETAVAQILSCSFIADARTYFMEFFDIFTEGLKEVQAGEEYLFRLPVSEYIEMHYMENIRLGNLAEMIGFSEGHFTRVFREEFGETFVQYLTECRIAHSKELLRTTAIPIEQIAYRVGINSYSYFCTCFKRLCGISPGEFRKKAAGEISEF
- a CDS encoding oxidoreductase — translated: MFHYPHLFEPVRVRNVYIKNRIESAPMSPSGDVPFYTREAYEMYNSIAKGGAGIVTLGEAGVHSLTDHAHPTMPHLDDETLLPSLIQTVDTVHKWGALASIELTHSGCRAKGAFLAEGGYVIGPSPMEANLYGDRVIEMDEDMMNTIADAYAQAAYMAEFAGCDMVNIHGGHGWLISQFLSDLNNHRTDKYGGSIENKARFPLMIVDRIRQKCPNLLLEFRLSGEEDTEGGIPIEETVEFAKMLDGKVDIIHVSAATFHDTSSSARMFPTVFYPRGCNVENASKIKAVVKKSLVSVVGGINDPDFMEKVLEENKADFVVVGRQFIADPSWPRKAKKGTPEEITKCIRCETCISAGFIPHVPFSSGVLRCSVNPTWGREYENTRKEEPVLCAKKVLVAGGGPGGMEAAITAARRGHQVILCEKNDHLASSLDYAKQISFKQDIVQFLKSMVINVQRTPNLELRLNTEVTEELIAQEKPDTLIVACGSEPVIPPIPGIEQPIVHHITDLYKKHISVGKKIVIIGGGLAGCEEGLELAWKGHEVSIVEMKDGLAKDAPYIHWRHFA